cctctctctcctaTCCATTCCTTCACCACATATTTCATTTCCcctaaaacaaaaaactacCTTGCTCTCATTTTGTACAACATGTGACATGTCCCCATGGAATTAAAagaccaaaaaataaaaaagcaaaCGAAAAAGACTGAAATTAGAAattcagaaaaccaaaaaaagaaaaggccccaagagagagaaaaatgcAGAACTTCGACCTTCCCGAGGAAGTGCTCCAAGTTCTGCCGCCCGATCCTTTCGACCAGCTCGACGTGGCCCGCAAGATCACCTCCATTGCCCTCGCGACACGTGTCTCCTCCTTGGAATCCGACGCCGACGCCCTCCACTCCCAGCTCGCCGACAAGGACACCCTCATCGCCGACCTCCGCGCCCAGCTCGCCTCCCTCTCAGACGCCGCCGACAAGCTCGCCCTCGCCGAGCAGCAGAAGGTCCGTGCCGTCACCCGAAACCCGGTCCGGCTTCCATTTCCGTTGACTGATGGTTGACTTTTGCAGGAGGAGCTGGTGAAGGAGAAGAACTACCTGTCCAATACTGTGAGGAAGCTCAACAGAGATGTCTCCAAGGTAGCAACGGCACTCCTCAATTCTGGATTGttaaacgacgtcgtttttgtGTGGACTGAGTTCGGAATTTTGTGTTGCGATTTGCAGCTGGAGGTGTTCAGGAAGACGCTTATGCGTTCGCTGCAGGAGGAGGACGACACCGGAGGAGCTCCGGGAGTGGTGGCGAAGCCGACGGAGCAATCTGACGACGGCTTAACTTCTCAGTCCCAGACTGGACCTGCAGGTCTCTACTAATTTTAATTCTGATTATACTAAATTCAAGTTCTTTAGCTGATGCTTGATTTGCTTTCGAGATATCTCCGCCGTTGATTTGATGAGCAAAGTGTGGAAAGCGATTTGATTAGGGTGTTGTTTTAGTATGCTTGTTTGTAgttgttttaattttaatgtGATTTCTTCTTAACGTTTTGCATATGGTTAAGGACTTCATTGTATGGTTGAGTATGAAATGAATCCATAATTTGACTTGTGATTTCAGAATATGATGCTACATTGCCACCTTCGAGGACATCTTCAGTCCAGAGCCAATTCTCCGATGCAGCAAGCACATATATCGATGATCGCGACACAAATGGTACTATTTGATTCTGTTCTTGAGTTTGAAATGATATCTTATATGCTTGCATTGTGCCAGACTGCTCATTTTTTGGCTAGGGAATAATGTGCTTAACCTTCAACATAATGTGTCCTTTTTAATGTTGTTGTATCTCTTACGGTGTGCAGTTGCAATGCCGGCCCCAAGAGCTCCTCGCATATCACCTGGCCTACTGTTAGCATCCCAAACTAGCACACCGCGGCTTACTCCCCCTGGTTCTCCTCCTGTCTATTCGGCATCCACATCCCCGACGAGGACTTCAAAGCCGGTTTCCCCAAAGCGGCATTCCATGTCATTTGCTACCTCAAGAGGCATGTTTGATGATAGATCTTCAGCGCCCTCAAGCCATCATGGCTCCATGTCTGGCTCTGAATATGGTTAGCTCGAGAAACCTTTTCCGGATGAAATTTATTGATAGATTAGTTTAATTAATTACTCATCGCAACTTAGGAATTGATTTGTTGCTAGATTCTTAAAAGAGTTTTGCCACTGACCTGTTTGAAATCATTGGTTCCTGCTTGAGCTATCCTCAATAGTAGATAACACTCTTTCAGATGTAGAATCGATTGACATTGTAGCCGTCGTAATGGAAATTGCCCTTATTGAAGTGTCGTTGCTTGCAATTCGAAGGTAATTCTATGTACATTCTTTTAATGCTGGTATTTTcttcttaatatgtttcagGAAGGACTCGAGTGGATGGAAAAGAATTTTTCCGCCAAGTCAGGTAAAAACATAGTTTAGTTTTGATTATCAAGTCTGGTGGAAAGTACACTTCACAGAAAACTTTACATCCTactaaaacacatgtttctGGTATGTAAAATTGAGTGATCTTCCATAGTAATGATACAGATGATACTGTAATGGCCGGTAGTGTTTGTATCAGATTTAAACTGATTGAATTACGTTAACTATGCATTCAATAATTCTAGTGGCTATAATGATAGTACGAATGCCTCTAATCCACCCCTCCCTATTCTGTTCGCAAAAATATCTGCCTTCCAAGTAACTGGGCTCTCCTGTTTAACATCAACACATTAGCCAGGAATAAACTTTacttaatattttttatttgagcTCTCCCCATTTTCTTGTAACTTATTGATACGGTAGTGACTACTGAGTTGATTTTGAATACCCCCAACATGCCAAGAAAAATTCCcgctgttgtttttttttcttcaagttACAAATAGTTTTTTGGATAGTCATCTgtttgtaatctttctttcttttattgcTATCAGAAGTCATTTTGCATATGGTGCTTTAGTAAGTCTGACATTGTTCTGTTGTTTCCCTCAGGAGTCGTTTGTCTTATGAGCAGTTTGGTGCATTTTTGGCAAATGTTAAGGAACTAAATGCCCACAAGCAAACAAAAGAGGTATTTCTCCCTACCTCTATCTCTCTTTCGAATTTTTGATTCAGTGACTGTTCTGTTTACTCATCTACGAATATAACTGGAGCATTTCAGGAGACTCTGCATAAAGCCGATGAGATATTTGGCCCAGACAATAAGGATCTGTATGCTATATTTGAAGGATTGATCAGTCGTAATGTCCATTGACATGGCAGTCGAGGTCTGTAAGCTTCAGTTTCACTACTTCCATCTGTTTCtgatgtaaattataaatctCTACTAAAACCAATTCTTTGAACCCCTTTAACTGTATGAGTAGTAACTTTTGCGAGAATGTTGGAAAATGACTTGTTCCGACTTCTTAAAGGCTTGTGAATGGAGGATAGGTAACACAACACCTTAAATATGTTGTATGTTGAGGACTCCAAACTTAGAACGTGAACACTATCAGTTCCTGATTCATATTACTTGCTTCATAGTCCGTGTCTGATACTCTAATACACCTTTAAGGAAGGCTTTAGTAATGCCCTCGGGGGCAATTGAGTCTAATATCATTTTCACATAACATTGATATTAGTCATTGCATTTATATAACCAGAAAGATTCTAGTTAGAACCAGCCATTGTTTAGGAAGAGGATTCTGACACTAAATATAGTCTATTTCACATTAACTAATGATGACGATGAGTGGATAAAGTGAAAAGAAGCTAATTTTAGAGTGTCATGATCGCTACGTAATGTTCATATTAGGCCGCTATACATGGTCAGTTTTATCCGTTATCGTCATGTAATGTTCATATTTCGCGGCCACCTAGTCCACCTTGTTCTTCAACAAAGAAATAATGACATAATTAGCTCcggagaaaacaaaacaaaaaaaaaacctacatAATGGCTATACAGGATAAACAGGGTTGTTATCAAGTTCACGTATCCAGAACCCCAACATGGGAGGGAATGAGTTGAGCTGTGCATAAACAATAAAAACCATATGCGTGCTTGCTTGAAAGCCAAGGTTTTGCATGAACATGCTAAAATTTCCACATATTTGTGTCAAAAAGTGACAACGAAGCCCGATTTTGGAGCATGAATATTCGTTGGATTTGTCCAAAAATATTGGAATATTTAGACAACAAGACAGGAAAACGATGCCAACCACTGTTTTGAGTTTTCCTCTCTTTGGCTGCCTGTCATTTCCTTGGCTAACTTCTGCAGCCTCCCACTTCGGTTTTGGGCAGCccttgaagaaaaagaaagaaaaaatgtatGGAAGATGCCCTACAATCtgaccccaaaatttcttCATGGTAATCGCCTCCGTGCCTGCTCTTCAGTTCATCACTTCCGGGTTTGCGGCATTTGTCTCTAAGCAGTATGTATTCTATTCTCTCTGGTTTTCATTGTCACGTTTTGGCTTGGCTGcattttttggttttctttgtTGTGCAGTTATACAATGTCGCTttcgtttttgtttttcctttggGCTTTCTGTTTTGGCTTGTTTTCCCTTGTCGCTCAAGAGATGATGTTTCAATGGTGCTTCTGTAATCTGTACTCAAATCGTTTGTTTGGTTCTTGAGATATTTTTACATGTGCCGTATATTGTTCTTGGCTTCTTCTTCATTGATTTTCCTCCACTTGGGTGATCGGTAGTATAGTACTACTCACTATCGTGGTCTGAATTTGCTCTTGGGCGCTTAGGCTGTGTTTAGTTTTGTCATATTTTTTGGTTTCCTTGCTGACAATAAGAGGCTTACATTGAATGGGCAGCAATGCTTCGCGTGATGTCTCCAAAGAAAATCAAGAAGGGCAGGCTGCTACCCCTGCACCAGCTGTTCCATATTCACCGGCTCCTAGTCCTAGtacaagaagaacaagagcCGGATTCTCTGAAACCTTTTCAACTCATGGTAACAACTTCATTTCTTTTCCTTGTCTAGCCTGGAAATGTTAGTATTCCTGCATTGTTGTGATGTAGTGGTATTAATGTTGGGAATTTGTGATGATTAGATTTGGGATCATTGAATTTGGAAGAGACAGTCATAGATGACTGTTCTCCTAGACCAGTTCCAGTAAATGACTTCCCAAGACGCTTAGAATCTGGAGCATCAACTCCCAAGGCAAGCACTGCAGACTCGGATGGAAGAGCCAGTGGTGCTTCAGACTCGGAAGGAAAACTCAACACCGTCAACAGCCCCTTTCGTGGTTTCTTCAAAATGTTGAGAATAGGACCCCAAACCTTCCCTCAGATGAAGAATCCAGCAAAACCAAAACTCACAAGACGGAAAAGTAAACGAATAAGAGAAGACTTCATTCCAACACTAAACAGTCCCAGTCTGAGGCCTACTTTGGATGCTGAACTGTACTGCTTTAAATCTTCCTGGAAGAACTACTCACTCTCTGAGCTCCAAGATGCAACCAACAACTTTGACATTGGTCTGTTCACATTTTCAGAGAACTTGTATTACATTTCTTAGCTACATTGCTGGTATAATGTTATATGATGCACTTTTTTTTAAGGGTTCTCATAACATGTTCTTTTTGTCTTTTGTAAAGAGAACTTGATTGGGGAGGGGGGCTATGCTGAAGTATACAAGGGAATCTTGGAGGATGGGCAGATTGTTGCAATTAAACGTCTGATTAGAGGTAATCCTGAAGAAATGACAGCAGACTTCTTATCTGAGCTTGGTGTTATAGTTCATGTTGACCACCCCAACATAGCAAAAGTAATTGGATATGGGGTTGAAGGAGGGATGCatcttgttcttgatttgTCTCCCCATGGAAGCCTAGCATCTATACTTTATGGTTGGTAGATATACTGATATGAATCCTTTACAACTTAAATTCCTCTCAATTTCACTGACATTTTGATCATCGGTTTTGCTTCTTTGTCAATCATTTCTAGGTCCCAGAGAGATGCTAAATTGGGGTATCAGATATAAAGTAGCTTTAGGGACTGCTAAGGGCCTTGTGTATCTTCATGAGGGGTGCCAGAGAAGAATCATACACAAAGACATTAAGGCTTCTAATATATTGCTTGCAGAGGATTTTGAGCCTCAGGTAAATTTCTTTTATCAGTAGCTTTTGCTGATTTATGAAAACCTGCTTCTTGAAAAGTTAAAATCACATCTCTGTGTTCAGATCTCTGATTTTGGACTTGCAAAGTGGCTTCCAGATCAATGGACTCACCACATTGTATCAAAATTTGAAGGCACATTTGGGTTAGTTAATTTGAACCTATgcaaattttgtcttttaatttGGTTTTACTAAGTTAAGAAATCTTAACAAAACTCCACTCCCCCAACCAATACAGCTACCTTCCCCCTGAGTTCTTCATGCATGGCATAGTAGATGAAAAAACTGATGTCTACGCTTATGGAGTACTAATATTAGAGCTCATCACTGGCCGGCAAGCTTTGGATAGCTCACATAAAAGCCTTGTCATGTGGGTATGTTTTCTTCTGTATCCTCCCGTTTCTCAGTTTATTTGAAGGTGCTTGGTAGTAGTAGTGAAATATTTGCAAAACAATTTCATTCCTGTTTTGAACATAACTCTTCAGGCCAAACCTTTACTCATGAGAAATAATGTGAAAGAGCTAGCTGATCCGAGCCTTGCTGACGGCTACAACATGGAACAAATGAAATGTCTTGCCTCGATAGCTTCAATGTGTCTACAGCAGTCCTCAGTAAATCGACCACAAATGAGGCAGGCACGTTTACTTCATTTTATCAagttcataattttttttcgttttggcAATGTAAGCTCAACAGTCAGATACATATTCTGATGTGAATTTGAACCTACCACAGATTGTCCAGGTTTTAGAAGGTGATCAAGAGAGTTTGGATCTTGTAAAGAAACGACAGAAGTCTAAAAAGCTTCAGAGAACATATTCTGAGGAGCTCTTAGATGCAGATGAGTACAACTCCACCAAGTATTTAACTGATACGGATAAGCGTCTCGACTTTGATTTAGGCCGCAGTACTGAGGTGTGAATTTTTCTGTTGAAGAATCGATGAAGAGTTTAGTTTGAATTCAAAATGCAGAAGCTAATCTGTTTAAAACCAGGAGAACATATCAACGTGCAAGACAATGTTATGTAagcattgtaaatttgtaattacTTGTAATGAAAGTAATTGGATGAAGAAAAAGGATGGTGTTTGAGTGACATACTGACAATTTTAGTGATGTAAAGATTGGCTTAAGAAGATGAGCGCTTATCTGCAATTCTCATTTTCATTTACCAGAGGTCTGTACTATAAGTTTGTAAGCGATTCTCATGAAGTTTATGCATACTAGATTTTCGTGATGTCAAAAATCAAATTAGACAGTATCTCACAATTGTTTACTAAGTTGAAAATGATTCAAGATATGTTCCTCCTACACTACCAGTTAGGGATCATATTAACCACATTAAGGTAATCATATTAATTACTTCATAAAAAGCCCTAAGTCTCATTAATGCAACATAATCTAAATTACGTACCTCTCTAATGCTATTGAGCCTTAGATATCAATCTTTTCCACTCTGCCGCTCTCCTAATGCCACTTAGCCTAAAAAAACAAGTCTTTGTTGCCCTCCGTCGCGCTTCTAAGGCCACTGTACATCAAAAATAACCCTATGCCGCCTTCTAAAGCCATTGATCCTCGAAAAACAACTCTTCGCCGCCCTCCAACACCACTGAACTTGAAAGACAGCCTCCACCCCTCTCTTCACTCACCGTTGTTATGAATATCTGATCAGTAATTGTTGTTACTTTTAAATATTTAAGGGGTAATTGAGGGTTATTGAGCCACGGTCTTGGGATGGCTACGGACAGTAACTGTTGGTTTAGTCCACATGAGCTAATATTTTGCTATTTGTAATCAAGGGTATACCCAATTGTAATTATAGCTTCATGTGTGCTAGTTGGTTTGATTCTGTGTCAAGTGCAGCTACTAGTGCTCTTGTGTTTGACATTGTACGATGTGGGAATCTAGAGGCTACTCTATCCAATGTGTCACGCTAGATGGCGCCATAGATGAGCAGAGTTGGATTTATTAGAAGTTGAGAACTAGAGACTTATTCCCATTTGCAGAAACATCACCGGAAGTTGAATCGACTCTCTTTCCCTTTCTGAAAACCTCTCCATTCAAATCTCAATGAAGACTCACCTCtgcttcctcttcttccttctctcactcaccaccaccacctctgcCACCTTCACAGTCAACCCCTCCAAAGTCAAGCAGATCTCATGGAACCCCAGGTACTCTCCCCATCCTCATTCTCTTTTCTCTATCTGTAAATCACTAAATCATCAAAAAGATTCAAACTTTGAACGATTGGATCATCAATTTCAGAGCTTTCGTGTACCAAGGTCTACTCTCCGAGCTCGAATGTGACCACTTGATCTCCATTGTGAGTAGCTTGTGATCTTTCGCACGTTTCAATTCGTTTAGTTTCTGTAAAACTTGAGCAATTCTGGTTCTTTGGGATTTTAGGCGAAATCGGAGCTGAAGAGATCGGCCGTCGCCGATAATTTGTCCGGTCAGAGCAAGCTCAGCGAGGTTCGCACCAGCTCCGGCATGTTCATCCCCAAGGCCAAGGTTTTGTCTCCCACCATTTTCATTTGTGGTCAAAATCTGTGCTTTATTATGTGTGCATTCTATTTGTTTGGGAAGATTTTCGGCCCGAAAAGAACGTTACTTGAATTAGACAATGTGGATTTGAGAGAGTTGAAATGGTTACTTACATGTATGTATGTAATGTGTTTGTGCAATTTGAATCCTTTTGTGTTTAGGATCATATTATTGCCGGTATAGAGGAGAAGCTGGCAACATGGACCTTTCTCCCTAAAGGTAAGTAGATTACAGAAGCATACCGTTtacgttgttttttttttcggtatCATGTTGAGTATGTAGTTACTGTTAAGTGATCAAATTAATGTCACTGTTTGTCTATCGTTCAATTCAATGATTTAGAAATCAATTTATGCCCTTTGAGTGAGTTCTCCAGTATTGCATTTATTGATCTTTAAAGTTTAGTAGTGAATGAGAAGAAGTTAAATTTTATCATGTATGACTGTCAATTCTGACCATATACAGTGGAATGGTTAAAGTTTTTAGATTATAGTTGGCTGACTCATAGGTCCGGTTTCTATGGGTGCATGAAAATGGGACCTTCCTTTAAGTGTATGGGAATTGGTTCTGCTGGTATTGTGCGGCAGAGTGGTAAAAAATTTAGAATACTAAGAGTTAAGACCTTCCCCTGGCCTCCACTGCAAATAAGGTCTCGTAAATGGCAGTCTGATGTCCAATTGAGTTCACCGACTGTGATGAAGCAAGGCTCGATCTTGTTTATTTTCCATAAAAAGGCTATTGGTAGCTTGGAAGGAACTTATAAGTGTGTGGACTCTACCAGCCATAATTTGGAAAGGAACACACAGGCTTCACAAGAATAGGTATATATGAATATAGATGCATCTAGTAGGGGAGGTATGGGACACAAATATGTGAAGCAACAAGTCGATCTGCTTTTGACGTGGTTATTATTTTACTCTCGTATTCCTCTTTTTGTTTGAGCACATCTATATATGATGAGCCAAATATCTGGATGTCTACTTGTACTGATATTCTGATAACTGATGTCAAAATGAAGACcagaagaaaaatataaagacaaaacaaaaaattaagtTTTAATATAAGTCCCACTATGCCCGAACTGCTTCAGACGTAAAACGGGTAAGGAAATTTAGACTAATATTGAATATTAGTAGCTTGATAAGGTTTCGGAGGTTGTCTATTCTTACAACATTGAGTGagtattttcaattctagatCGATAAAGATTAAAGAATGAGATGATCTATAAGCAGACTCTTAATATTTTGGTACACGCATTTATGTATCTTTTTTTCATCCTAAGAGAATGGAGAAGACATACAAGTACTGAGATATGAGCCTGGGCAGAAATATGAACCACACTATGATTACTTTGCTGACAAGGTCAACATTGCACGAGGTGGACATCGTGTAGCAACTGTACTCATGTATCTTACTGATGTGGCCAAAGGTGGTGAAACAGTGTTTCCTCTAGCAGAGGTTAGTTGGAGTATTTACTTTTTCCATTCCATTGAGCAAACTTTAGCTCCATTATATGGGCTAATGTTATCAGaatttcaatgattttagtgtCGTATGGGTCTCAGAATCTAACTTGGTTCCTTTTGTAAGAGTATCAAATTTTTATACCTCATCTGTATTAGCCCTTAAATTCTTCATGTTTCAGACCTGAATCTGCACtgcatttttttatattacaGTTGGATTAGCGAAAATTCATTGCCTTCAATATTACATTAGAATCAGCAAAACCTTCCATTGCATGTACTGTTCCAACCCATTGTCTGTTATAATAAGCATGAAGTGTTGAGGATACCTGGcgataaaaattaaataaataaaaattaactaAATTAACAAATTACTTATCATGCTCATCAGTAGAAGGATCGGGTGGTAATAATTATCCAGCTTTCTTGTTcctttttaatattattactgGTTGTTTTAGTAAACCAATCTTTGTGCAGGAAGTTCATCACCGTAAGGCTGCAGAACCAGATGCAAGTCTCTCCGACTGTGCAAAGAAAGGAATTGCAGGTAAAAGCTCTGATAATGTAAACGTTAAATCTTGGAACATAAAATATTCCTAGAATCATTCTAGATAATACTTGCTAATTCTGCATCAAGCTCTAGATAAATTAGCAGCGCTTCTATCAATAGTTGtagaaattttgttaatttgtaGGTTGTATAAGGTTTGATGTTATTTgctgtttctctctctccatctTGGACATAATTAGTGAAACCACGAAGAGGAGATGCCCTTCTATTCTTCAGTCTCCACCCAAACGCTATTCCAGACACAAATAGTCTCCATGCAGGGTGCCCAGTGATTGAGGGAGAGAAATGGTCAGCGACTAAATGGATTCATGTTGACTCATTTGACAAGATCTTGGATACTGGTGGAAACTGCACAGATCTAAATGAGAGTTGTGAGAGATGGGCTGCCCTTGGGGAATGCACCAAGAACCGAGAGTATATGGTTGGGTCTGCTGACCTTCCTGGCTACTGTAGGAGGAGTTGTAAGGTGTGTTAACTTGACGTAATGATTTCCACGCTCAAACATCAATTGGAAACTTCCTGTTCCTGGTgtggttatttttttttttggtgaactGTAATACAAGTATTACAAACAGCCGAATCAACCTTTGGTTTTGTCTAGTAATTTTGTCGTCTATGCTAATTGTCTTTGTGCTAAATTCTACCTGTTAAGGGATATATGGGAATAGAAAGTTACAAAGTGGTTTTGTGTAGAATCAAAgatgaaataagaaaatttcattttgtaaTCGTATTGCATCCAGTCAGTTGAGTAATATGGTGAGATATTACATGTAAACTCATAATTTAACTTTTTCCCGAATGTAAATATGAATACAGAAGACATTTTTCGTAGTACCAGATAGATCTTAGTAAGAGGCAGATGGGTAGAGGGCTATATTTGCATCCATTATAACCCATGAATCCATGATCAGTCTTGAACTTCAGCTGGTGCAACTGGTGTTATGGTACTGCAGTCCCCAAATTTATCCATGCAATATCAGATTGTCTTTTGAATTTAGGCTAGAAATAAAGATCAGCAGATTTTTACTGTAACATGGTTTTTGATAATTCAGGATCCTGATTTTAGTGACATGGAAAGTTGTTATTCATTGATCTTGTATTCTGGATGTATCGCCAATGAAATAATCGTGCCATGAGTTCTGCAATTTCAACGGACAAGAATGAGATTCCCATCATTATCAGAAGAAAATAGGAGGTGGTCCTTTGATGTCTGTTCTGCAAGCATTTTGTCAATTCTGGATATACTTATATGTGTGCTTCATGTCTGGTATTTcatgaaagaatgaaagacCCAatgtcttttttctttttccaatcTTTTTTCAAGCTCTGGTGTATATAAGAGATATGAGCATGCAAACAAATCCAGGCGGCCTCAATAATTTGAAGTGTTTCAAGACTGAAGGGGCCTCAGTAGAGTGAACCCCAAGAAAAGCAGCTGattgaagaagaaaggaaGATCCCTTATCTTCATTTGGCATGACTTGACACCTCCATTGCTTAGTGAGTGACCTTTTCTGCGGAGAAACTTCCCTCTTTCTACTTGACACTTCATGAGTCTCGGGGACGAAGATACCCAATTTTAATATTTCTCAATTCATCTTGTGGGGAAAAACTGTAAAAATCAGGGACTTGAAGTACGATAGGCTTTGGATCATTTTCGAAACACAAAATGGATTCCCTGCTAGATGGGCAAGTTCAAATTCTAATGAACTACTCGTTTCCCAAGTAATGTTGACAACTAACGGAATTGATTCTTTCAGCAGGAATATATTTCCACTCAAAATATACACTATAGTAGGCAGCGTGAAGAGTGACTATGAACAGTAGTCATGTACAATAAACgtaaaaagtaaaatttagatagtaatttttttgtttacttCTATGAACCTAGTTTTATTTTCCTAGGAACTAGTCTTCAACATGCCAATGATTTTCACATAATGACGACTTATGTCTAAATGGTTACTTTTCTTTGGCGGAATCACTACTGTTCTCAGAAGCAATAATTCTAGGCTCTAAAAAACACAGATAAGATATGTAGTTTCACtaagtatatataaaaaatagaaaattcgTGCAAATCTAAATATTTTTGCGACGGAGTTTAGGGCATAAGATAAACTTTATTTATTCAACATTAATACAAACATTAATCCTAGATCCTCCCTCTTGGGTAAAGTTGTTTACCTATTCATGACTAAAATAAATACAAACTTACTTATAATAAAAGCACTCCACACCGGATGATTACAATGAAAATATATTGTACACAGAATAGGCACACTCACACTCACACTGAAACTATCTATTTCTTCACACTTACTTATTTACAATACTAGAACACTAGACTCTCTTCCTTTGAAAGGTGGTCGGAACTTCTTTCTCAagtttttctctcttcttttcaatgTCTTCCTAAAGAGGTTCTCCCTCCTTATATAGCACTCAGACTCCAAGCATCAATCAAAACTCCCTTAAGAAAATGGACGACAAGGAATCTTATCTTTgctaattttttcttttgcaaaATAAAGCTGGTTGTTATTATGCGTCGGAAAATTGTACCACAAAGGCAGAAAGatacattttttgttttgatgcgTCGGCAGCTCACGTTCCTTGTTTGGATGCGTTAGCAACTCTTACTTTTCCATCATTTTTGTGACATTGTAATATTCTCCATCTGCACAATCATAATCTGTCAAAGAATCTTGGCTCTCATGTATGTCTTCTTGCTTTGTGTCATCCTCATCTAGATCTAAATCATAAGGAAAATGATAGGAAATCTTatatcctttttctttctctactTTCTTCAACCATGTGGTGGTTTCTGGAGTTCCATCTATTTCATTTCTCATGATATCTGAGAAGAAATCACAGGCATCTAGTGAAGGATGATTATAACATGTGACAATGACTTTTTCTCCACTAGTCAAAAGGCTGGACTCATAATCTCTTCAGACCATATTTTTGATTCACATGATAGACATGGCCTTGTCTATTGTTAAGGTGGAAGAAAGCattttacc
This is a stretch of genomic DNA from Argentina anserina chromosome 4, drPotAnse1.1, whole genome shotgun sequence. It encodes these proteins:
- the LOC126792664 gene encoding probable prolyl 4-hydroxylase 4; its protein translation is MKTHLCFLFFLLSLTTTTSATFTVNPSKVKQISWNPRAFVYQGLLSELECDHLISIAKSELKRSAVADNLSGQSKLSEVRTSSGMFIPKAKDHIIAGIEEKLATWTFLPKENGEDIQVLRYEPGQKYEPHYDYFADKVNIARGGHRVATVLMYLTDVAKGGETVFPLAEEVHHRKAAEPDASLSDCAKKGIAVKPRRGDALLFFSLHPNAIPDTNSLHAGCPVIEGEKWSATKWIHVDSFDKILDTGGNCTDLNESCERWAALGECTKNREYMVGSADLPGYCRRSCKVC
- the LOC126792663 gene encoding uncharacterized protein At4g15545; protein product: MQNFDLPEEVLQVLPPDPFDQLDVARKITSIALATRVSSLESDADALHSQLADKDTLIADLRAQLASLSDAADKLALAEQQKEELVKEKNYLSNTVRKLNRDVSKLEVFRKTLMRSLQEEDDTGGAPGVVAKPTEQSDDGLTSQSQTGPAEYDATLPPSRTSSVQSQFSDAASTYIDDRDTNVAMPAPRAPRISPGLLLASQTSTPRLTPPGSPPVYSASTSPTRTSKPVSPKRHSMSFATSRGMFDDRSSAPSSHHGSMSGSEYGRTRVDGKEFFRQVRSRLSYEQFGAFLANVKELNAHKQTKEETLHKADEIFGPDNKDLYAIFEGLISRNVH
- the LOC126792662 gene encoding receptor-like cytosolic serine/threonine-protein kinase RBK2 isoform X2, translating into MVIASVPALQFITSGFAAFVSKHNASRDVSKENQEGQAATPAPAVPYSPAPSPSTRRTRAGFSETFSTHDLGSLNLEETVIDDCSPRPVPVNDFPRRLESGASTPKASTADSDGRASGASDSEGKLNTVNSPFRGFFKMLRIGPQTFPQMKNPAKPKLTRRKSKRIREDFIPTLNSPSLRPTLDAELYCFKSSWKNYSLSELQDATNNFDIENLIGEGGYAEVYKGILEDGQIVAIKRLIRGPREMLNWGIRYKVALGTAKGLVYLHEGCQRRIIHKDIKASNILLAEDFEPQISDFGLAKWLPDQWTHHIVSKFEGTFGYLPPEFFMHGIVDEKTDVYAYGVLILELITGRQALDSSHKSLVMWAKPLLMRNNVKELADPSLADGYNMEQMKCLASIASMCLQQSSVNRPQMRQIVQVLEGDQESLDLVKKRQKSKKLQRTYSEELLDADEYNSTKYLTDTDKRLDFDLGRSTEV
- the LOC126792662 gene encoding receptor-like cytosolic serine/threonine-protein kinase RBK2 isoform X1, which translates into the protein MVIASVPALQFITSGFAAFVSKHNASRDVSKENQEGQAATPAPAVPYSPAPSPSTRRTRAGFSETFSTHDLGSLNLEETVIDDCSPRPVPVNDFPRRLESGASTPKASTADSDGRASGASDSEGKLNTVNSPFRGFFKMLRIGPQTFPQMKNPAKPKLTRRKSKRIREDFIPTLNSPSLRPTLDAELYCFKSSWKNYSLSELQDATNNFDIENLIGEGGYAEVYKGILEDGQIVAIKRLIRGNPEEMTADFLSELGVIVHVDHPNIAKVIGYGVEGGMHLVLDLSPHGSLASILYGPREMLNWGIRYKVALGTAKGLVYLHEGCQRRIIHKDIKASNILLAEDFEPQISDFGLAKWLPDQWTHHIVSKFEGTFGYLPPEFFMHGIVDEKTDVYAYGVLILELITGRQALDSSHKSLVMWAKPLLMRNNVKELADPSLADGYNMEQMKCLASIASMCLQQSSVNRPQMRQIVQVLEGDQESLDLVKKRQKSKKLQRTYSEELLDADEYNSTKYLTDTDKRLDFDLGRSTEV